GTGGTGGTCGGCGTAGCCCTCTCCTCGGATATGGCTGGCTCGGCCACAATGATAGGCGACCCGCCTGCAATAATAACGGCCGGTTACCTCAACCTAAACTTCATGGACTTCATTATATACAAGGGTCGTCCGTCCATGTTCTTCTACACAGTCGCGGCGATGGTAGCAGCTTGTATGGTTGTAGCGACGCTTGCAGCCAGGCGAGCTACTCGCGCAGGGGGGCATAGCATCAAGCCCAACAACGAGGGTAATGCGGTGTTTGCGGTTGACAGAGTGTTTCTACTAGAAGTGACGGTGTTCGTGATAGCAAAGATAGTACTCCTTAGCATACGCGACCAGATACACATTCCATTGACACTTGCAGCACTAGTAGCGGTTGGCGGCATCACACTTACACGAATACTCATACACCGTGACACGCGGAGTGTAAAGGAGGCCATCTCGAAGCATGACATCGAGACGCCATTATTCCTTGCGGGCGTCTTCGTGATATCCGGGGCGTTTGTCGAGACAGGCCTGGCTAGCCAGCTGGCAAACTTGCTGCTGAGCATCTCTGGCGGCGACGTGCGACGCCTAGCGCTCCTGTTGATTGCCGTCTCCGTACTAGCTTCCGCTGTTATATACAACACGCCATACGTTGCAGCGATGCTGCCCGTCGTGGTCGAGCTTGCGAGGAATGTTGGCGCCGACCCAGTCATGCTAGCCTGGGCTCTCCTAATCGGAGCGACACTTGGAGGAACACTCACCTACATAGGCGCCATGGGCAACTATGCGGCGGTAAGGTTCCTGGCGGCGCGTGGCTACCCGGTCGGGTTCACGAAGTTCGCGTCGATATCTGTACCATTTACGCTAGTGAGCGTGCTGATAGGCACGATACTATACATCATCTCGTGGTGGTGAGGAGCGGCTCGGCACGGCTCTTCCGTCAGCATCCCCGCGGCTCTCAGCGTGGGGCCGCGGGCTTCTATCGTCGCAGGCGATCCTCACCGCCGTAACTCCAGAGGTGATAGTGATAGGGGTTTGTGCATTGCGCTTCTCAGCTTGGGTATCACTCTCGGTTTATGGCTGTGAGTAACGGTTATGAGCGTGACACCTTATAACCTAGTTCTGCGAGGTGAGCACTGGGATGCGCATGGTGGTGTGGCGGGCTCTACTCCTGCTCGCACTACTAGCGGTGGCGGCGCTAGCAATCCCCGTGGCAGCTGAAGAGAAGAACGTGATAGTCATTGGCCTCACCAAGTCGAGCGGCAAGTACGAGAGAGAGTCGACAGAGCAGTTGCGCGGCATCCTCCTATGGGCCAAGTGGGTCAACGAGACCGGTGGCATCAAGGTCGGCGACAAGACGTATTATGTGCGCATAGTCTACTATGACGACCAGTCTAAGAAGGACCTGGTGCAGCAGCTCTATGAGAAGCTGATAACGCAGGACAAGGTAGACTTCCTCTTCAGCCCCTATAGCAGCGGTCTCTCGATGGCAGCGGTTCCCATAGCGGAGAAGTACGGCGTTCCGATCGTCGTTGTGGGCGCGGCCAGCGACAAGATATTCACCGACCTGAAGCCAAAGTGCGCCTTCCAGATATACACGCCGGCATCCAAGTACCTGACGTCCAGCTTAGACCTCGTCAAGAAGTACATGCCGAACGCGAAGGTCTACATCCTCTACGAGGATACGACCTTTGCAGCCACCGTAGCTGAGGCCGCCAAGGCCTATGCCGAGAAGATAGGTCTAGAAGTG
The Pyrolobus fumarii 1A DNA segment above includes these coding regions:
- a CDS encoding SLC13 family permease translates to MALACLVVLAGAVDPSKLPHYVNLDVLGLVYLMSIVTGYLEISGVAELVAARVSKLGGKQAVFWMLMASGGLSLLLENVSVVYLFAPVALKLAQRVGVDPVAVVVGVALSSDMAGSATMIGDPPAIITAGYLNLNFMDFIIYKGRPSMFFYTVAAMVAACMVVATLAARRATRAGGHSIKPNNEGNAVFAVDRVFLLEVTVFVIAKIVLLSIRDQIHIPLTLAALVAVGGITLTRILIHRDTRSVKEAISKHDIETPLFLAGVFVISGAFVETGLASQLANLLLSISGGDVRRLALLLIAVSVLASAVIYNTPYVAAMLPVVVELARNVGADPVMLAWALLIGATLGGTLTYIGAMGNYAAVRFLAARGYPVGFTKFASISVPFTLVSVLIGTILYIISWW